A segment of the Chryseobacterium scophthalmum genome:
CTGCCTTAAAAAAATCTTTATTTGAAACATTCCAGCCCGAAAAATTCTTCAAATCATCAGGATTTCCATCCCAACTGCCTAATTCTGCATATAAAGGCTGAACAAATTCTTTGTAAAATTGTATTCTGTCGAACGACTCAAAATCGGTATTCTTCCCAAGATAAACAATCGCTTTTTGAATAAATAAATTGGCTTTTTCTGTTTTAAAATTTCTAAAATAAGCCTCATCATTGATGTATTCACTCATTCCTTTTAAAGCATGAGCCGCTTCCTCCGAAATATTGAGCGAACCCGGAGTATCAAAACCTGTTACCCCCAAACTGTAAATTCTAATAAGTTCTATTCGCAAAGGCAAAGTTTTGTTGTTTCCTGAGCTCAAGCCATTATTCAAAGCACTTAAATAAAAGTTTGCATAACTGTTGTACAGAAAATTGGTAATTGTGCTTATTTCTTCTTTTTGCTCACTTGCCTCGTCAGAAAAAATAAGTTCGTCTAAAACCTGTAAACCTTCGGGAGGCAAAGTGTAAGCAGAAGTTCCGGCAGCTTCTATATGAAAAAGCGGTGCTGCATTAAGGTGAGTTTTTGTAAATTCAGGATAATAATAAGCTACGAAAAATTCTATTTCTTTAAAAGAATTTCGGGTATTCCTTAAAGTTTGCTGAAGCTTTTCTAAGGAAATTTTTTCTTGTGAATAAAGATCTACATCATTTTTTAAGTATTCTAACTCAATTTTAAAATCACGTAAACCTCTGTTTATAAATTCATTGTCATTTTTCACGCCCTGATCAACAGAGTTAAAAGACATCACAGAAAAAATGAAAGCACATGGAATAAGCAGTAAAAGATAATATCTCACAGTTTTAATCGCAAAAGTAACCTGATTAGATTACAGGAATTTTACGCATAAATTAAATAATGTTTACGATTTGCGCTCGCCAAGCTTTATGTTTTCGCTTATTGTAAAAATAGAATTCTATTTTAGAGAATGAGTTTCTAATTTTAGATTTTCATTTAATTATTTATCTAAAATACTTTGTACTTTTTCTCCAACTTTTTTCAGCCTCAGAATACTTTCAGGAGTAATTCTATCGGCAAATATGATTCTGAAATGATGGCTGTATTCATCAGTGTACGAAAATGTATCTCCGGGTGTAAAAGCGATTTTTTGATTTTTACAAAATTTATAGAAATCCGGCATATTTATGTCTTTAGGAAGTCTTCCCCAAATGCTGTAACCGCCTTGAGGTCTGTGAAAATAACATTCTTTTGGAAAGTATAATCGTAATGCATTAAGAAGTTCTACGCATTGAATTTCTAATTGTTTTCGAAAAAAACGAAGATATCGGTCATAAGAATTTTCGTTTAACAATTCTATCATTAATTCCTGAAAAATAGGCGCTACAGACCTTCCCAAAGAAAACTTTATTCTTTCAGCCTGCTCAAAAAACCGACCCGTATTCAGCCATCCCAGACGAATTCCCGGCGCCAAAGTTTTTGAAAATGATGAATAGGTCATTACCCAACCTTCCGTATCAAACTTACAAATCGTCGACGGTCTTTCACCATCAAAATAAATATCACCATAAATATCATTTTCAATAATCGGAATCTCATTATTTTGCCCAATCATTGCAAGTTCTTTTTTTGCCTCATCTGACATTAAAATTCCTGTGGGATTATGAAAACTTGGGGTTACAACAACAGCACGAATATTATTTTCAGTTAAAATATCTTTTAAAAAATCAATATCAAATCCGGTTTTATAATGTACCGGAACTTCGATTATCTTCAATTTTAAATTTGAAATTACTTCCAAAACAGAAAAAACACACGGACTTTCTACTGCAATTACATCTCCTGATTGAGTTACTGAAGCTAATGCAATATAAAGTGCCTGTAATGCACCATCTGTAATGATGAGGTGTTCTGCATTTATTTTACAACCAAATTTTGTCGCTCTTGAAGCAATTTGATTTCTTAAAATTTCTGAACCGTTTACAGGATAATATCTGAGAATTGATGATCCTTTTTTTCGAATCACTTCCTGCATTTTTCTTAAAATCAATTTTTGAGGAACAAGTAAATC
Coding sequences within it:
- a CDS encoding PLP-dependent aminotransferase family protein gives rise to the protein MQNFKYQIFTSVIEEQIKSGVFTSGDRLPSVREIKEQYQLSITSVQNGYDYLVMKGWVENRPRSGFFVTIKTNEYIPEDLSKFSRTVRNSEFDEKVKLTSKSNKSFEQISFNTAAPTDLLVPQKLILRKMQEVIRKKGSSILRYYPVNGSEILRNQIASRATKFGCKINAEHLIITDGALQALYIALASVTQSGDVIAVESPCVFSVLEVISNLKLKIIEVPVHYKTGFDIDFLKDILTENNIRAVVVTPSFHNPTGILMSDEAKKELAMIGQNNEIPIIENDIYGDIYFDGERPSTICKFDTEGWVMTYSSFSKTLAPGIRLGWLNTGRFFEQAERIKFSLGRSVAPIFQELMIELLNENSYDRYLRFFRKQLEIQCVELLNALRLYFPKECYFHRPQGGYSIWGRLPKDINMPDFYKFCKNQKIAFTPGDTFSYTDEYSHHFRIIFADRITPESILRLKKVGEKVQSILDK